One segment of Terriglobales bacterium DNA contains the following:
- a CDS encoding enolase C-terminal domain-like protein, with amino-acid sequence MRIVEMRVHSIAIADPPLRSSYGLHAPYALRTVLELKSDDGVTGISETHGGDTIARGFEALKPRIIGAGADPYRLAGLLLPMIEDDPKGTSLDRSQTYHVPGENPLDAAARLYSAIEIASLDLIGKSVGKPVCDLLGGRVRDAVPFSAYPFYKHAGGGGEGADARPDEYGEALTPEALVKQVKQMVARYGFRDIKFKTGVLDPEVEVETVKQLRSALGPGVPLRMDPNCAWSVETSVRVGKALAKELGNGGYLEDPAAGIDGMAEVRRTLLQAGIDTPLASNVAVTSFADIPESVKKDAVQVILCDPHYWGGLRQVQHLGKVCRTFNLGLSMHSNTHLGVSLMAMAHAAAATPHLTYACDTHYPWQSEKDEIVAGGRVPIIDGCVRIPDKPGLGVELDYDQLARGRERYATCLYRKRDDAEQMRKHVDSGWKRILPRW; translated from the coding sequence ATGCGAATTGTTGAAATGCGCGTCCACTCGATTGCTATCGCAGACCCACCGCTGCGCAGCTCTTATGGCCTGCACGCGCCCTATGCTCTGCGAACGGTCCTTGAGCTTAAGAGCGATGACGGGGTTACCGGCATCAGCGAGACCCACGGAGGCGACACCATCGCCCGCGGATTCGAAGCTTTGAAGCCACGTATCATCGGAGCAGGCGCCGACCCGTATCGTCTAGCCGGGTTGCTGTTGCCGATGATCGAAGACGATCCCAAAGGCACGAGCCTCGACCGCTCTCAGACTTATCACGTTCCTGGGGAAAATCCGCTCGACGCTGCGGCGCGTCTTTACTCGGCCATCGAGATTGCTTCTCTTGATCTCATTGGGAAGTCAGTGGGAAAGCCGGTCTGCGATCTTCTTGGCGGCAGAGTACGCGATGCAGTTCCGTTTTCAGCCTATCCGTTCTATAAGCATGCCGGCGGCGGCGGTGAAGGCGCTGATGCCCGCCCGGACGAATACGGCGAAGCCCTCACTCCTGAGGCATTGGTCAAACAAGTGAAGCAGATGGTCGCCAGGTATGGCTTTCGGGATATCAAGTTCAAGACTGGCGTACTTGATCCAGAGGTCGAAGTTGAAACGGTCAAACAACTTCGCTCCGCGCTCGGACCCGGCGTGCCTTTGCGAATGGACCCAAACTGCGCATGGTCAGTAGAAACCTCCGTGCGCGTCGGAAAGGCGTTGGCCAAAGAATTGGGCAATGGCGGATACCTCGAAGATCCCGCTGCCGGCATAGATGGCATGGCAGAGGTACGACGCACACTGTTGCAGGCAGGCATTGACACGCCGCTGGCGAGCAATGTAGCCGTAACATCGTTTGCCGACATTCCCGAATCGGTAAAGAAAGACGCAGTGCAGGTTATCCTTTGCGATCCTCATTACTGGGGCGGCTTGCGGCAGGTACAGCACCTGGGCAAGGTCTGCCGGACCTTCAACCTCGGACTTTCCATGCACTCCAACACTCACCTCGGCGTCTCGCTCATGGCCATGGCCCACGCCGCCGCTGCTACACCACATTTGACGTACGCGTGTGACACGCATTATCCCTGGCAATCGGAAAAAGATGAGATCGTGGCCGGCGGCCGCGTGCCGATTATCGATGGATGCGTGCGCATCCCCGATAAACCCGGCCTGGGCGTCGAGTTAGATTACGATCAACTGGCCCGTGGCCGTGAGCGTTACGCTACCTGCCTCTACCGCAAGCGCGACGACGCAGAACAAATGCGAAAACATGTAGATTCTGGTTGGAAACGCATACTTCCCCGTTGGTAA
- a CDS encoding 5-dehydro-4-deoxyglucarate dehydratase, which produces MTKPEELRSKLRGVIAFPVTPFKHDFSLDISGLKKNLQELLKYPISAVVAAGGTGEMYSLTPAEHQEVVKTTVEEVRGKVPVIAGTGFNRQIGIELAQQSARAGADAILALPPYYPGADEGALAEYYAAIGAATPLGLFVYSRDWVNPGPEWVEKLAAKIPNLVGWKDGQGDIRRYQQIMNRVGDRLYWIGGIGDDCVPGYYSIGIRTYTSSIATVAPKLSLQLHETASAGNSAALLQLMKDYVIPLYTLRARRKGYEVTVMKEMMNIAGLAAGPVRPPLPAMNPEDLSELRKMMELWKPVL; this is translated from the coding sequence ATGACTAAACCTGAAGAACTTCGCAGCAAACTTCGCGGTGTAATTGCATTTCCGGTGACTCCTTTCAAGCATGATTTCTCTCTTGATATCAGTGGATTGAAGAAAAATCTTCAAGAGTTACTTAAGTATCCAATCAGTGCTGTGGTTGCAGCCGGTGGCACGGGCGAGATGTATTCACTGACGCCAGCGGAACATCAAGAGGTGGTAAAGACCACGGTAGAAGAAGTACGCGGCAAGGTCCCGGTAATTGCCGGCACCGGCTTCAACCGGCAAATTGGGATAGAGCTGGCGCAACAATCGGCGCGTGCGGGTGCGGATGCGATTCTCGCCCTGCCTCCTTATTATCCTGGCGCCGATGAGGGAGCGCTTGCCGAGTATTACGCTGCCATCGGCGCCGCAACTCCGCTGGGACTTTTTGTTTACAGCCGCGACTGGGTAAATCCGGGGCCGGAGTGGGTTGAAAAGCTGGCAGCAAAGATCCCCAACCTGGTCGGATGGAAAGACGGACAAGGCGATATCCGGCGCTATCAGCAGATCATGAATCGGGTAGGTGACCGGCTCTACTGGATCGGTGGCATCGGCGACGACTGTGTGCCGGGTTACTACAGTATCGGAATCCGCACTTATACCTCGAGCATCGCCACAGTTGCACCTAAGCTTTCGCTGCAGCTTCACGAGACTGCTTCCGCTGGAAATAGCGCCGCACTTTTGCAGCTCATGAAAGACTATGTAATTCCGCTTTACACTCTGCGTGCACGGCGCAAAGGCTACGAGGTCACGGTCATGAAAGAGATGATGAACATCGCAGGTCTGGCAGCCGGTCCGGTGCGGCCGCCGCTTCCCGCCATGAATCCGGAAGACTTGTCGGAGCTGCGCAAGATGATGGAACTCTGGAAGCCGGTGCTGTAG
- a CDS encoding MFS transporter, whose protein sequence is MSQPTVQPADQAVTSVRPTTRRWQILAWLCSLAAITYIGRIGTIQVREDIESSLHLTPDITAWALFSAFNLAYAIFEIPSGRLGDKLGPRKVLTRIVLCWMAFTALTGAAWNRGSLAFFRFLFGAGEAGAFPNIARASREWFPFRERGLAQGLIWMSARWGGAIAPLLMMTLALPFGKPGGWRGAFVLMGMLGVIWVWAFYKNFRDTPHEDAKANEAERALIAGGARDTSKPAPLSWSTMLASPTLWSLSLMYFCSNAGWSFFGSWITPYLKKDLHLSGLSLVLASGGPLFFGGISCLLGGFLTDRQVRLWGRRWGRTLLGVVSYGVAGALLLLTILATAKHVALAYVALCLSSFIKDFGLASSWATTIDVGHRYSGTVAGVMNSLGNLGQVVSPPIVAWMAVWAGTAGHPSWKATLYYYAAMFFIASLAWLFVNPRKVIVYSEADQQRLRAEGQLGV, encoded by the coding sequence ATGTCCCAACCCACTGTTCAGCCGGCCGATCAGGCCGTCACCTCGGTTCGCCCGACGACTAGACGCTGGCAGATCCTGGCGTGGCTCTGCAGCCTGGCAGCGATAACCTACATTGGCCGCATCGGCACCATTCAGGTTCGTGAAGACATCGAAAGCAGCCTGCACCTGACGCCTGACATAACCGCCTGGGCGCTTTTTTCCGCATTCAATCTGGCCTATGCGATCTTCGAGATACCGAGCGGCCGGCTGGGCGACAAACTGGGCCCGCGCAAGGTGCTCACTCGAATCGTCTTGTGCTGGATGGCCTTCACCGCGCTCACCGGCGCCGCGTGGAACCGCGGAAGCCTGGCGTTCTTCCGCTTTCTCTTCGGTGCAGGCGAGGCCGGCGCGTTCCCCAACATAGCGCGCGCCTCGCGTGAATGGTTCCCTTTTAGGGAACGTGGTCTGGCCCAAGGCTTGATATGGATGTCCGCCCGCTGGGGTGGCGCCATCGCACCTCTACTGATGATGACCCTGGCTCTTCCCTTCGGAAAGCCCGGGGGATGGCGTGGCGCCTTTGTGCTGATGGGAATGTTGGGCGTCATATGGGTGTGGGCGTTCTATAAGAATTTCCGCGACACTCCCCACGAGGACGCCAAAGCCAACGAAGCCGAACGCGCATTGATCGCCGGGGGGGCGCGGGACACCTCCAAGCCTGCGCCGCTCTCGTGGTCCACCATGCTCGCCAGTCCTACTTTGTGGTCGCTCAGCTTGATGTATTTTTGCAGCAACGCCGGTTGGTCATTTTTTGGCTCCTGGATCACTCCTTATTTGAAGAAAGATCTGCACCTTTCAGGTCTTTCGTTGGTGTTGGCCTCGGGCGGACCGCTCTTCTTTGGCGGCATCTCATGTCTTCTCGGTGGTTTTCTCACCGACCGGCAAGTCCGCCTATGGGGAAGGCGCTGGGGACGCACACTGCTAGGCGTGGTCTCCTATGGCGTAGCAGGAGCGTTATTGCTGCTAACCATCCTGGCCACAGCCAAACATGTCGCGCTCGCCTACGTGGCACTTTGTCTTTCTTCTTTTATTAAGGATTTCGGCCTTGCCTCAAGCTGGGCAACAACGATTGACGTTGGCCATCGTTACTCCGGCACCGTTGCCGGGGTGATGAACTCGCTGGGCAACCTCGGCCAGGTTGTGAGCCCACCGATTGTGGCCTGGATGGCGGTCTGGGCCGGCACAGCCGGCCATCCCAGTTGGAAGGCGACTTTGTATTATTACGCCGCTATGTTCTTCATCGCGTCATTAGCCTGGCTGTTTGTGAACCCACGCAAGGTGATTGTTTATTCGGAAGCAGACCAGCAACGCCTGCGTGCTGAAGGGCAGCTGGGTGTGTGA
- a CDS encoding universal stress protein, which yields MSLEEKMNSFEPGPQLIFRNVSELDPAPATEMQPSTRREAVVLSLPQRVPLAAEIAKALGIPPDVFVVQALGVCGLRESAIIGLLKQLEESHPDLRVLEINKRTRIGKWLNGSVTEAMFQRTGWPVLVLGPHSFETDILQIGVRNVLCATDRSAASVHALQHAFRIAKDHEAKLFVLQVESESGEGATCEYDVALEGLRDWLRVKAVGQEEQASRRIGCVVRFGQPEQKILETAAELRSDMIIMGARGLGANPHKPGHFVGGTAYEVACSSYCPVLVVPEPVKTEEGSSIRITSGMMQHAPQATGVRASRR from the coding sequence ATGAGTTTGGAGGAGAAAATGAATTCTTTCGAACCTGGCCCTCAGTTGATTTTTCGTAACGTAAGCGAGCTCGATCCAGCTCCAGCGACTGAGATGCAGCCTTCAACACGTCGCGAAGCGGTCGTTCTTTCTCTACCGCAGCGGGTCCCGCTTGCCGCGGAAATTGCAAAAGCTTTGGGTATCCCCCCGGATGTCTTCGTGGTGCAAGCGCTGGGAGTTTGTGGTCTAAGGGAGTCCGCTATCATTGGTCTCCTGAAGCAACTAGAAGAGAGCCATCCAGACCTGCGGGTGCTGGAGATCAACAAGCGAACCAGAATAGGGAAGTGGCTGAATGGTTCGGTCACAGAAGCAATGTTTCAAAGAACAGGATGGCCGGTGCTTGTTCTTGGCCCCCATTCCTTCGAGACCGATATCCTACAAATTGGAGTCCGAAATGTATTGTGTGCCACTGACCGGTCCGCGGCCTCAGTCCATGCCTTGCAGCACGCGTTCAGGATCGCGAAAGACCACGAGGCGAAGCTGTTTGTCTTGCAAGTTGAATCAGAGTCGGGCGAAGGCGCAACCTGTGAATATGATGTTGCTTTAGAAGGACTGCGTGATTGGCTGCGCGTCAAGGCCGTGGGACAAGAAGAACAGGCATCAAGAAGAATAGGGTGTGTGGTGAGATTCGGTCAGCCAGAGCAGAAAATACTTGAAACTGCCGCCGAACTCCGCAGTGACATGATCATCATGGGAGCGCGCGGGCTCGGAGCCAATCCGCATAAGCCAGGCCATTTTGTCGGCGGTACCGCGTACGAGGTGGCCTGCTCATCCTATTGCCCGGTACTAGTCGTTCCCGAGCCTGTGAAAACCGAGGAGGGAAGCTCTATCCGAATTACATCAGGCATGATGCAACATGCGCCCCAGGCGACAGGAGTGCGCGCGTCTCGAAGGTAA